Proteins encoded in a region of the Malaciobacter mytili LMG 24559 genome:
- a CDS encoding fumarate reductase cytochrome b subunit has protein sequence MENVIEAYTGVTTQGKKSRTPAKLDMWLTGTGVFLALFMMGHMLFVSTILLGKDVMYKVTKLFELEFLFEGGIPAIVSVLVFAISAIFIIHAILGVRKFPISYKSYLKINEHSKMMKHSDTSMWMFQWISGLVMMFAAMIHLFIMFTQPQNIGPFASAYRVVENHMWLLYVVLLICVEIHGSVGLYRAAMKWGWFDGENPKETRAKLLKVKKILSFVFLTLGVVTLLAYIKIGLENDIAPGQKYKPEVTSLHTIEK, from the coding sequence ATGGAAAATGTTATTGAAGCATATACAGGAGTAACAACTCAAGGTAAAAAGAGTAGAACTCCTGCAAAATTAGATATGTGGTTAACAGGGACTGGTGTATTTTTAGCACTATTTATGATGGGACATATGTTATTTGTTTCTACAATTTTACTTGGTAAAGATGTAATGTACAAAGTAACAAAATTGTTCGAATTAGAATTCTTATTTGAAGGTGGAATTCCTGCAATTGTTAGTGTATTAGTTTTTGCTATTAGTGCAATTTTTATTATTCACGCAATTTTAGGGGTTAGAAAGTTTCCAATTAGTTATAAGAGTTATTTAAAAATAAATGAACACTCAAAAATGATGAAACATAGTGATACATCAATGTGGATGTTTCAATGGATAAGTGGTTTAGTAATGATGTTTGCTGCAATGATTCACTTATTTATTATGTTTACACAACCTCAAAATATTGGTCCATTTGCATCTGCATATAGAGTAGTAGAAAATCATATGTGGTTATTATATGTTGTTTTATTAATCTGTGTTGAAATTCATGGTTCAGTAGGATTATACAGAGCTGCTATGAAATGGGGATGGTTTGATGGTGAAAATCCAAAAGAGACAAGAGCAAAACTATTAAAAGTGAAAAAGATTTTAAGTTTTGTATTTTTAACTTTAGGTGTAGTTACATTATTAGCATATATTAAAATCGGATTAGAAAATGATATAGCTCCTGGTCAAAAATATAAACCAGAAGTAACTAGCTTACATACAATTGAGAAATAA
- the tkt gene encoding transketolase, whose product MMSKELLQKQANTIRFLAADMVQKANSGHPGAPMGLADIATVLSNHLNINPSNDKWLNRDRLVFSGGHATGLVYSLLHLWGFDVSVSDMKNFRQLHSKTPGHPEYGHTHGVEITTGPLGQGIANAVGFSMASKYAQNLLGKNVINHKVYCLCGDGDLQEGISYEACATAGHLNLDNLVIIYDSNSITIEGDTSIAWSENVKKRFDAINFEVIEIDGHNFTQIDNAITKAKECDKPVLIIAKTAIAKGSATMEGSHHSHGAPLGEEEIRASKIKAGFDPDETFAVPYDIKGAFDKLIKGAEAENAWNESLSEETKAKIEALANPNFDAIEYPDFSEVEKIATRDSNHKILNAIAKAIPGFLGGSADLAPSNKTELKDMKDFPNGRNIHFGIKEHAMASICNAMNLYGLFRVYSATFFVFSDYLKPSARIAALSNIPQHFIWTHDSIGVGEDGPTHQPIEHLSQFRALPNFYTFRPADATENVESWKVALKLNAPSAFVCSRQGLEVLKPQKAFGEVANGAYLLKEREGATITIMASGSEVMLALKTACHLEEEGILANVVSVPCFDLFIEQDKEYIEKVINKNTKVFAVEAARGLEYYKFADVVYGMDTFGASGPADKLFEEFGFTIKSLKEKIKNDL is encoded by the coding sequence ATTATGTCAAAAGAGCTACTTCAAAAACAAGCTAATACGATTAGATTTTTAGCAGCTGATATGGTACAAAAAGCAAATTCAGGACACCCAGGTGCACCAATGGGATTAGCTGATATTGCAACAGTTTTAAGTAATCACTTAAATATCAACCCTTCAAATGATAAATGGTTAAATAGAGATAGATTAGTATTCTCTGGTGGGCATGCAACAGGACTTGTTTATTCATTACTTCATTTATGGGGATTTGATGTAAGTGTTTCTGATATGAAAAATTTTAGACAATTACATTCAAAAACACCAGGTCATCCTGAATATGGACATACTCATGGAGTTGAAATTACAACTGGACCTTTAGGTCAAGGTATTGCAAATGCAGTTGGTTTTTCAATGGCTTCAAAATATGCACAAAACCTTTTAGGAAAGAATGTAATAAATCATAAAGTTTATTGTTTATGTGGAGATGGAGATTTACAAGAGGGTATTTCTTATGAAGCTTGCGCAACAGCAGGTCACTTAAACTTAGATAACTTAGTAATTATTTATGATTCAAACTCTATTACAATTGAAGGTGATACTTCTATTGCTTGGAGTGAAAATGTTAAAAAAAGATTTGATGCAATTAATTTTGAAGTAATAGAAATAGATGGACATAACTTTACTCAAATTGATAATGCAATTACAAAAGCTAAAGAGTGTGATAAACCAGTTTTAATTATTGCTAAAACTGCAATTGCTAAAGGTAGTGCAACTATGGAAGGAAGTCATCATTCTCATGGTGCTCCATTAGGTGAAGAAGAGATTAGAGCTTCTAAAATTAAAGCTGGGTTTGATCCAGATGAAACTTTTGCTGTACCTTATGATATAAAAGGTGCTTTTGATAAACTAATCAAAGGTGCAGAAGCAGAAAATGCTTGGAATGAATCATTAAGTGAAGAGACAAAAGCAAAAATTGAAGCTTTAGCTAATCCAAATTTTGATGCTATTGAATATCCAGATTTCTCTGAAGTTGAAAAAATAGCTACAAGAGATTCTAATCATAAAATCTTAAATGCAATTGCAAAAGCAATTCCAGGTTTCTTAGGTGGAAGTGCTGATTTAGCTCCTTCAAATAAGACAGAATTAAAAGATATGAAAGATTTTCCAAATGGTAGAAATATTCACTTTGGTATTAAAGAACATGCAATGGCGTCAATTTGTAATGCTATGAATTTATATGGATTATTTAGAGTATATAGTGCAACATTCTTTGTATTTTCTGATTATTTAAAACCAAGTGCAAGAATTGCTGCTTTATCAAATATACCACAACACTTTATTTGGACACACGACTCTATTGGAGTAGGTGAAGATGGTCCAACACATCAACCAATTGAACATTTATCTCAATTTAGAGCATTACCAAACTTCTATACATTTAGACCAGCAGATGCTACAGAAAATGTTGAGTCTTGGAAAGTAGCTTTAAAATTAAATGCTCCAAGTGCCTTTGTATGTTCAAGACAAGGTTTAGAAGTATTAAAACCTCAAAAAGCTTTTGGTGAAGTTGCAAATGGTGCATATTTACTTAAAGAAAGAGAAGGTGCAACAATTACAATTATGGCTTCGGGAAGTGAAGTTATGTTAGCTTTAAAAACTGCTTGTCATTTAGAAGAAGAAGGAATTTTAGCAAATGTTGTTTCTGTTCCTTGTTTTGATTTATTTATTGAACAAGATAAAGAGTATATAGAAAAAGTAATTAATAAAAATACAAAAGTATTTGCTGTTGAAGCAGCAAGAGGTTTAGAATACTATAAATTTGCTGATGTGGTTTATGGTATGGATACTTTTGGAGCAAGCGGTCCAGCTGATAAATTATTTGAAGAATTTGGATTTACTATTAAATCTTTAAAAGAAAAAATTAAAAATGATTTATAA